A single window of Anopheles moucheti chromosome 2, idAnoMoucSN_F20_07, whole genome shotgun sequence DNA harbors:
- the LOC128299021 gene encoding uncharacterized protein LOC128299021, producing the protein MDARIGLEYIIENNDYVNKLGLALDTNNVTVKKQIFELLSTLCAFSANGYKRAIETLEHYKSIKGERYRLNLVVSELDKATAVEYQIALLAFVNCVIISAGSLKDRIRMRNEFIGLNLIPVLNNLRRTASSVPDVASQLEVYDEQQECDLSQSLHVPDGIDLNSHLDVFNAILAQIAGTPQATPFLSILQHLLQIDPKEQISDIVWDTAETLVHRATLLEDKEASARLLRAPSVQKFFTCPHCRGDLSGGPARRPSIGSSLQPSPSTTFNPPPPQCAAAPPPPPPPGSGSAPPPPPPPPLAGGRAPPPPPPPMAGGPPPPAPPAPPAPNLLSIVIVKPLPQQETPVPRAKMKTINWNKIPPQRVLGKQNIWSIVADSHQDSPMADLNWDEMEGLFCLQTQTQGSPKLGQRSGASGGDGSNGTDTPDARKSRKENEITLLDGKRSLNVNIFLKQFRTTNEDIIQLIRNGEHEDIGAEKLRGLLKLLPEVDELEMLRAFDGDNNRLGNAEKFLLQLVQVPNYKLRIESMLLKEEFKANLMYLEPNIHAMLFAGEDLMNNKPLQEVLYMVVVAGNFLNSGGYAGNAAGVKLSSLQKLTDIRANKPGMNLIHFVALQAEKKNASLLEFPGQLTMLENATKTTVEQISNEMNAIDTRIKKIKKQIELPKTEEDIKFQMEEFLSAAEQDVIMLQRALKQLEAMRLQLAEFFCEDAGTFKMEECFKIFHTFSEKFQHAVKDNEKRRVQEEQAMLRRKQREETLRRRQSNQPGTPVSDSEGSLLLDASQYDLRYSPAMSRRRLGSFNSNGDALLMRDECASPDITPNGSLRRRRSRVLSEEDEGNLMDFLRSSGHESSNRERKSAAYGSLDRSWARRARSGSGSKKRPDLLNVQFGADRERPSSPSPLAESKPLAVEEHKPRISREWRQKIESWLQANEQDERHNDDYKKKLKRVTANRRSYETDNESDRGSKLDPLPEEKPPTVTSPEPPSSASAASPSPSEQQLFGGPMTYKRVYPNWRSATSLEQTDVVGTIEALTGFTDSDDLSNQRYRRQRSREGANPSSNLQSILEEDKRKNIIQSLGERPPSDRLQIYIRRGSDNPPVVSSENSPTSASGVKSSGARDTNGDEHKQSIYIRQQVGSDKQPNAAGTPSTISSSTTSTISGSELVGVAGGDTTTSPSSGVVAPPPRRTRRAHHVYDESTNNKIEIDSDNIETPPSIRRNVGGAGATGVSSTGGGSCRRLHHQSQSDSKDSHSLLAKDSGKGSSAADSTGAEVLGDGQFDRFSSARRTRRFKRPIDLGTSGAGSGNETTTTTATTASPSPDSLPDSAAQSPLLKTTSITSVGNKDNVKHEQEQRLKRWQDKLKSSTDTTKTGGTGTAANGRESPRSHAEAVLNRASKVGRTISRISQEDVREAIRSLKSPTPERTWSPTKDIHQQHAKGAAVTHELNDEGFEETQSLVSDTPSQGKDSVSSCNDYGSDTKSKRVVTASPAPATKLSSHSSTGNLKTNRNSSPSMASLLLVKNGSSGLERSRSLRGPPTAVSSPVSKNLLPRRTASMRRGITTSSTSVDGSPSLLRPIARQTQDVERSNSRTSLRSSRSSLSSAVSTNTVRKVPPPLRSGPNSGSNSTYSKTFSPLSTMATSTLSANSSPSKRPLATATSSNIGHRGAPASRSSSSGSSIGPTATIVRKPPAKSATKENQLHSSSGGRLPPGSKSTSSGSLAGSGTGGGVSPTPASGRQSVAAQQAAVTTRRTSGFMRPTTSSATKVKGK; encoded by the exons ATGGATGCCCGCATCGGATTGGAGTACATCATCGAGAACAACGACTACGTGAACAAGCTGGGACTCGCGCTGGACACCAACAATGTCACGGTTAAGAAGCAAATCTTCGAGCTACTGTCGACGCTTTGTGCGTTCAGTGCTAACGGCTACAAGCGTGCCATCGAAACGCTGGAACACTACAAG AGCATTAAGGGTGAACGGTATCGGCTGAATCTGGTCGTGTCTGAGCTAGACAAGGCGACTGCGGTCGAGTACCAGATAGCGCTGCTGGCGTTCGTCAACTGCGTGATCATATCGGCCGGATCGCTCAAGGATCGGATACGCATGCGCAACGAGTTTATCG GATTAAACCTCATACCagtattaaataatttaag GCGCACGGCCAGCAGCGTTCCGGACGTTGCCTCCCAGTTGGAGGTGTACGACGAGCAGCAAGAATGCGACCTATCCCAGAGCCTCCATGTGCCGGACGGGATCGATCTGAACTCGCATCTTGATGTCTTCAATGCCATTCTAGCACAG ATCGCCGGCACACCGCAAGCTACGCCATTTCTAAGCATACTCCAGCACTTGCTGCAGATTGACCCGAAGGAGCAGATCAGTGACATCGTCTGGGATACGGCCGAAACGCTCGTGCACCGGGCCACACTGCTGGAGGATAAGGAAGCATCTGCCCGGCTGCTCAGGGCACCCAGCGTCCAGAAGTTCTTCACCTGCCCGCACTGCCGGGGCGATCTGAGCGGTGGCCCAGCACGGCGACCTTCCATCGGCAGTTCGCTGCAACCCTCGCCAAGCACAACCTTCAATCCGCCCCCGCCTCAGTGTGCCGCGGCACCTCcacccccaccaccacccggcaGTGGGTCTGCTCCACCTCCGCCTCCTCCACCACCCCTTGCCGGTGGGCGagcaccaccgccgccgcctcCGCCGATGGCTGGTGGaccaccgccaccggcacCACCGGCACCGCCGGCACCCAACTTACTCTCC ATCGTAATCGTGAAACCGCTACCGCAACAGGAAACGCCAGTGCCCCGCGCCAAGATGAAGACGATCAACTGGAACAAGATACCGCCCCAAAGGGTGCTCGGCAAGCAAAACATATGGTCGATTGTGGCCGATTCGCACCAGGATAGCCCGATGGCCGATCTGAACTGGGACGAGATGGAAGGGCTGTTCTGTTTGCAGACCCAAACGCAAGGCTCGCCGAAGCTTGGCCAGCGATCGGGTGCTTCCGGTGGCGATGGTAGCAACGGTACGGACACACCAGATGCACGCAAATCACGGAAGGAGAACGAAATCACGCTGCTGGACGGGAAGCGGAGCTTGAACGTTAACATCTTCCTGAAGCAGTTCCGTACCACGAACGAGGACATTATACAGCTCATACGGAACGGCGAGCACGAGGACATTGGGGCGGAGAAACTCCGCGGACTGCTCAAGCTGCTACCGGAGGTGGACGAGCTCGAGATGCTACGAGCCTTCGATGGTGACAACAACAGGCTGGGCAATGCGGAGAAATTTCTGCTTCAGCTGGTACAAGTGCCTAA TTACAAATTACGAATCGAAAGCATGTTGCTGAAGGAAGAATTTAAGGCGAACCTGATGTACTTGGAGCCAAATATACACGCTATGCTATTTGCTGGTGAAG ATCTGATGAACAACAAACCACTGCAGGAGGTACTGTACATGGTTGTGGTGGCCGGTAACTTTCTCAACTCGGGTGGATACGCGGGCAATGCGGCTGGCGTGAAGTTGTCATCGCTGCAGAAACTCACCGACATCCGTGCGAATAAGCCGGGCATGAACCTGATACACTTTGTGGCGCTGCAGGCGGAAAAGAAGAATGCCTCACTGCTGGAATTCCCCGGTCAGCTAACGATGCTGGAGAATGCGACAAA AACCACTGTCGAGCAGATAAGCAACGAAATGAACGCGATCGACACTCGCATCAAAAAGATCAAGAAACAGATCGAGCTGCCGAAGACGGAGGAAGATATCAAGTTCCAGATGGAAGAATTTCTTAGC gcAGCAGAACAGGACGTAATAATGCTGCAGCGCGCACTGAAGCAGTTGGAAGCGATGCGCCTTCAGTTGGCCGAGTTCTTCTGCGAGGATGCGGGCACGTTTAAGATGGAGGAATGTTTCAAGATTTTCCACACCTTCAGCGAAAAGTTCCAGCACGCCGTGAAGGACAATGAAAAGCGACGAGTGCAGGAAGAGCAGGCCATGCTACGTAGGAAGCAGCGGGAAGAAACGCTTAGGAGAAGGCAAT CTAATCAACCCGGAACACCGGTGTCGGATTCGGAGGGTAGCCTGCTGTTGGATGCATCGCAGTACGATCTGCGCTACAGCCCAGCCATGTCCCGTCGTCGCTTGGGCTCGTTCAACAGTAACGGGGATGCACTGCTAATGCGGGATGAGTGTGCCTCCCCGGATATTACGCCCAACGGTAGTCTAAGGCGACGCCGCAGTCGCGTACTTTCGGAGGAAGATGAAGGTAATCTCATGGACTTTTTGCGCTCGTCCGGTCACGAGAGCAGCAATCGGGAGCGCAAATCCGCTGCCTACGGTAGTTTGGATAGATCGTGGGCCCGCCGGGCCCGTTCGGGCAGTGGCAGTAAAAAGCGTCCCGATCTGCTGAACGTTCAGTTCGGTGCGGACCGTGAACGACCCAGCTCACCCTCGCCATTGGCCGAATCAAAGCCGCTCGCGGTGGAAGAACACAAACCGAG AATTTCCAGGGAATGGCGGCAGAAGATCGAATCCTGGCTGCAGGCGAACGAGCAGGACGAGCGACACAATGACGATTACAAGAAGAAGCTCAAACGGGTCACCGCAAACCGGCGCTCGTACGAAACGGACAACGAAAGCGATCGTGGCAGCAAGCTGGATCCGCTACCGGAGGAGAAACCACCGACCGTGACCTCACCGGAACCACCCAGCAGC GCGTCGGCCgcatcaccatcaccgtcGGAACAGCAACTGTTCGGTGGACCGATGACGTACAAACGGGTCTATCCAAATTGGCGTTCGGCGACGTCACTCGAGCAGACGGATGTCGTTGGTACGATAGAGGCCTTGACAGGTTT TACGGACAGCGACGATCTGTCTAATCAGCGCTACCGTCGACAGCGTTCCCGCGAGGGAGCTAATCCGAGCTCCAATCTGCAGTCAATCCTCGAGGAAGACAAGCGCAAAAACATTATTCAATCGTTGGGTGAGCGACCACCATCGGATCGGCTGCAGATCTATATCCGTCGTGGATCGGATAATCCCCCGGTAGTGTCTTCGGAAAATTCGCCCACATCCGCCAGCGGTGTTAAGAGTAGCGGCGCAAGAGACACCAACGGAGACGAGCACAAGCAGTCCATTTACATCCGGCAGCAAGTTGGCAGCGACAAGCAACCCAACGCTGCCGGGACACCTTCAACGATATCGTCCAGTACGACCAGTACAATATCCGGCTCGGAACTGGTCGGCGTAGCTGGAGGAGATACGACGACCTCACCGTCCTCCGGTGTCGTGGCTCCACCTCCACGACGTACTCGACGGGCCCATCACGTGTACGACGAGTCAACGAACAATAAGATTGAGATAGATTCGGATAATATCGAAACACCTCCTTCGATCCGCCGCAACGTTGGAGGAGCTGGTGCTACGGGTGTTTCCTCTACTGGTGGAGGTTCCTGCCGACGGTTACACCACCAAAGCCAGAGCGATTCCAAGGATTCACATTCGCTGCTAGCAAAAGATTCGGGTAAGGGTTCATCGGCTGCCGACAGTACCGGTGCGGAGGTGCTTGGCGACGGACAGTTCGATCGGTTCTCGTCGGCAAGACGTACGCGTCGTTTCAAGCGTCCGATCGATCTGGGCACATCAGGGGCGGGCAGCGGCAATGAGACTACCACTACCACGGCCACCACAGCCTCGCCATCGCCAGACTCCTTGCCAGACAGTGCGGCACAGAGTCCATTACTGAAGACCACCAGCATTACTTCCGTCGGCAACAAGGACAACGTGAAGCACGAACAGGAACAGCGATTGAAGCGCTGGCAGGATAAGCTAAAGTCATCGACAGATACCACAAAGACGGGTGGTACGGGCACGGCGGCGAACGGTCGAGAATCACCCCGTTCGCATGCTGAAGCCGTCCTGAACAGGGCCAGCAAAGTCGGACGCACCATTAGTCGCATCAGTCAGGAGGATGTGCGTGAGGCTATCCGTAGTCTAAAATCTCCAACACCCGAACGCACTTGGAGCCCTACTAAGGATATCCATCAGCAACACGCCAAGGGTGCGGCTGTGACTCACGAGCTCAACGACGAGGGTTTCGAGGAAACTCAGAGTCTCGTCTCAGACACACCTTCGCAGGGCAAGGACAGTGTGTCATCCTGCAATGATTATGGCTCGGACACGAAAAGTAAACGTGTCGTGACGGCCTCACCAGCGCCCGCTACGAAGCTCTCGTCTCACAGCTCTACCGGCAATCTTAAGACAAACCGCAACAGTAGCCCAAGCATGGCCAGTCTCCTGTTGGTGAAGAATGGAAGCTCCGGCCTCGAGCGAAGCCGGTCGTTGCGTGGTCCTCCGACTGCTGTTAGTTCCCCCGTTAGCAAGAATCTCCTACCACGCAGGACGGCCTCCATGCGACGTGGTATCACGACGTCATCAACCAGCGTGGACGGTTCCCCAAGCTTACTTCGGCCGATCGCACGTCAAACGCAAGACGTCGAGCGGAGTAATTCCCGCACTAGCTTGCGTTCGTCTCGCTCCTCGCTGAGCAGTGCCGTATCGACGAATACCGTCCGTAAGGTACCACCACCGCTGCGCTCCGGACCGAACAGCGGCAGCAATAGCACCTACTCCAAGACTTTCTCTCCGCTCTCTACGATGGCGACATCCACGCTATCGGCAAACAGTTCTCCCTCCAAACGGCCCTTGGCCACTGCTACCTCGAGCAATATCGGGCATCGGGGTGCTCCGGCCAGCCGCAGCAGTTCCAGCGGTTCTAGCATCGGCCCGACGGCAACCATCGTTCGCAAACCGCCCGCCAAATCGGCAACGAAGGAGAATCAACTGCATTCTTCGTCTGGCGGTCGGTTACCACCGGGCAGCAAGTCGACTAGTAGCGGCAGCCTGGCCGGTTCTGgcactggtggtggtgttagCCCAACGCCGGCCTCGGGACGTCAGTCGGTCGCCGCACAGCAAGCTGCGGTAACCACCCGACGTACCAGTGGGTTCATGCGTCCAACTACCTCGAGTGCCACCAAAGTGAAGGGCAAATAG
- the LOC128299023 gene encoding microfibrillar-associated protein 1 produces MSPPTTQYGIQSTAGAVPVKNTKGEISMQKVKVHRYVSGKRPEYAQYASSDEESEDDDFMEHRRANEEQQQREDSEDNDLPEDVDDPRIRRLQAVRAETQDELERERKERHRVIHEPELVESDDDNERSDGEDENDRRRYSDDEPEQTNASSRRRRISLGSESESEAELSDSEIERRRNLLKAKMLQQKQREEEELLQKQEEEGMSDSEESESSEYEEETESDEENEPRLKPLFVRKKDRTTIIEKEREANRQKQLEYESKKMAKERRKQTLRLVEDSIKKELEKTKVENEPSLNDVNTDDENDEVEYEAWKLRELKRIKRDREEKEQIEKEKQEIERLRNMTEEERRQELRNNPKQVTNKNVKGKYKFLQKYYHRGAFYLDQEDDVYKQDFSAPTLEDHFDKTILPKVMQVKNFGRCGRTKYTHLVDQDTTKFDSPWVADTANSTIFHSEKAGGMKQVFDKPTGSYRRRKISICPTWIWTRRMSFKINQRTASGES; encoded by the exons ATGAGTCCTCCAACTACACAATACGGTATTCAAAGTACCGCTGGAGCAGTTCCagtcaaaaacacaaaag GTGAAATATCGATGCAAAAGGTAAAAGTGCATCGCTATGTATCCGGAAAGCGGCCAGAATACGCACAGTATGCCAGCAGCGACGAAGAGTCAGAGGATGATGATTTCATGGAACACCGTCGTGCAAAcgaggagcagcagcagcgagaaGATTC TGAGGATAACGATCTGCCGGAGGATGTCGATGATCCACGTATCCGACGTTTACAAGCGGTTCGAGCGGAAACCCAGGATGAACTTGAACGGGAACGCAAAGAACGGCATCGGGTAATACACGAACCGGAGCTGGTGGAATCTGACGATGACAATGAGCGTAGTGATGGTGAAGATGAAAATGACCGCAGACGCTACAGTGATGATGAACCGGAGCAAACAAATGCCTCGTCCCGGCGGAGACGTATTTCCTTAGGGTCTGAGTCCGAATCGGAAGCGGAACTCAGTGATTCAGAGATCGAACGCAGGCGCAACTTGCTGAAGGCCAAAATGCTTCAGCAGAAACAACGCGAAGAAGAGGAATTGCTGCAAAAGCAAGAGGAAGAAGGTATGTCGGATTCGGAGGAATCCGAGAGCTCGGAGTACGaggaggaaacggaaagtGACGAGGAAAACGAACCCCGGCTGAAGCCACTGTTTGTGCGCAAAAAGGATCGCACGACGATCATTGAGAAGGAGCGGGAAGCAAATCGTCAGAAGCAGCTCGAGTACGAGTCGAAAAAGATGGCCAAAGAACGACGAAAACAGACATTACGCTTGGTGGAGGACAGTATCAAGAAGGAGCTGGAAAAAACGAAGGTTGAGAACGAACCATCATTGAACGATGTTAACACGGACGACGAAAACGACGAGGTGGAGTACGAAGCGTGGAAGCTGCGCGAATTGAAACGCATCAAGCGGGACCGCGAGGAAAAGGAACA GAtcgagaaagaaaagcaagaaaTCGAACGGCTGCGCAACATGACGGAAGAGGAACGCCGGCAGGAGCTACGCAACAACCCGAAACAGGTCACGAACAAAAACGTGAAGGGCAAGTACAAGTTCCTGCAGAAGTACTACCATCGCGGTGCGTTCTACCTCGACCAGGAGGACGACGTTTACAAACAGGACTTCTCGGCACCGACGCTCGAGGATCACTTCGACAAGACGATCCTGCCGAAGGTGATGCAGGTGAAAAATTTTGGCCGATGCGGCCGGACCAAGTACACGCATCTGGTCGACCAAGACACGACCAAGTTCGATTCACCGTGGGTAGCGGATACGGCCAACAGTACAATCTTCCACTCGGAGAAAGCCGGTGGCATGAAGCAGGTGTTCGACAAACC GACGGGCAGCTACCGGAGGAGGAAGATATCGATCTGTCCGACGTGGATCTGGACGAGAAGGATGAGCTTTAAGATAAATCAAAGGACTGCCAGCGGCGAAAGCTAG
- the LOC128299022 gene encoding male-specific lethal 3 homolog: MVSTRGHNTKYKFSDGEKVLCYEPDPTKAKVLYDSKVLEVSEGKDKRGRRIVEYLIHFQGWNSSWDRKVSEDFILKDTEENRQLQKDLAEKSQLYQGGYLYRKERKKQRAKSLTDRIESLTSAKAQPINPSSEDGSSCSNGFSRDDNEYNMDDMDEYYSSSVESSHEEEKVYLQAGSKFRKHLDLDQHLIVSDGMLVELPAKLPVVTVLEDFVRYYTIRQLFECGHQEQTKSRRRNSSALRSEHKIRDYEQIRTNVELCKEVADGLRVYFDFTLQDYLLYPQEKGQAQLVLAEENLRNFTYIASQNLSLDMLTVRLESPTVDMHQPLSEHSDHQSTSAASAEERRRRRLRSHKNEENEFVLDFGALQQSTVVASGQQGHHIQPSAAVECTGNLSPFGSSLNILRSVIPQNVTISREAKEILDDVFRWRILPSNAPAEPSMIYGAIHLARLIVKLPEFLSVTAMADEKLKLLLKFLDVFAEFIEEHEEWFGKQFYFSLRDNEGV, from the exons ATGGTTTCAACCCGTGGTCATAACACGAAATACAAATTTAGCGATGGTGAAAAGGTGCTCTGCTACGAGCCGGATCCGACCAAAGCGAAGGTCCTGTACGATTCAAAG GTACTGGAAGTATCTGAGGGTAAAGACAAACGGGGCCGGCGTATCGTAGAGTATTTGATACACTTCCAGGGTTGGAACTCATCCTGGGATCGGAAAGTGAGTGAGGATTTCATCCTGAAGGATACGGAGGAGAATCGACAGCTGCAAAAGGATTTGGCGGAAAAGTCGCAGCTTTACCA AGGTGGTTATTTGTATCGAAAGGAACGCAAAAAACAACGTGCCAAAAGTTTAACCGATCGTATTGAAAGCTTAACGAGTGCTAAGGCGCAACCGATTAATCCGTCGTCCGAAGATGGTAGCTCGTGCAGCAACGGTTTTAGCAGGGACGACAATGAATACAATATGGATG ACATGGATGAATATTATAGCAGCTCGGTTGAGAGCTCGCATGAGGAAGAAAAAGTTTACCTTCAAGCCGGTAGTAAGTTCCGAAAGCATCTCGACCTAGATCAGCACCTAATAGTGTCCGATGGTATGCTGGTAGAGCTACCAGCAAAGCTTCCAGTGGTGACGGTATTAGAAGATTTCGTACGCTACTACACTATTCGTCAGCTATTCGAGTGTGGCCATCAGGAGCAAACAAAATCTAGGCGGCGCAACAGCTCTGCCCTTCGCAGCGAGCACAAAATACGAGACTACGAGCAGATACGTACGAACGTGGAACTGTGCAAAGAGGTGGCAGACGGGTTGCGCGTATACTTTGACTTTACGCTTCAGGATTATCTGCTGTATCCGCAGGAAAAAGGACAAGCCCAGCTCGTTCTGGCCGAAGAGAACCTTCGTAACTTCACCTACATTGCATCGCAAAATCTATCCCTAGATATGCTTACGGTACGCCTCGAGTCACCTACGGTAGATATGCATCAGCCGTTGAGCGAACATTCCGACCACCAGTCAACATCGGCTGCTTCTGCTGAGGAACGTCGTCGAAGACGATTGCGCTCGCACAAGAACGAAGAGAACGAGTTTGTGCTAGATTTCGGTGCCCTGCAGCAGAGTACGGTCGTCGCATCCGGCCAGCAAGGACATCACATTCAACCGAGCGCTGCGGTGGAATGTACCGGTAATCTTTCACCATTTGGTTCGAGCCTGAACATTCTGCGTTCCGTAATTCCTCAGAATGTAACCATTTCGCGGGAAGCCAAAGAGATACTAGACGACGTGTTCCGGTGGCGCATTCTACCATCGAATGCGCCGGCCGAACCGTCCATGATCTACGGAGCGATTCATCTGGCACGGCTCATTGTAAAATTGCCAGAATTTTTGTCCGTCACGGCAATGGCAGACGAGAAGTTGAAGCTGCTGCTCAAGTTCTTGGACGTATTTGCCGAGTTCATCGAGGAGCACGAGGAATGGTTCGGGAAACAATTTTACTTCAGCTTAAGGGACAATGAAGGTGTATAA